A stretch of Natronococcus sp. CG52 DNA encodes these proteins:
- a CDS encoding polysaccharide deacetylase family protein: MGDIDVAIGVDADCVAGWLGSYGGEDSPADLSRGLSAGNEGIPRMLALFEDADIETSWYVPGHTIETFRDEIEAVAAAGHELGVHGYSHENPTDLSREQEDEILEVSIDLIEDITGSEPVGHRASWWEFSENTPDLVEKHGFDYDSSLMERQFEPGWMRKGDSWEKIQYDEDPETWMGPYQYGEETDVVEIPISWYRDDIPPMLFIKQPIYHAGYKNPEMMYEQYYKRQFDFLYDRRGAGVYTFTIHPDIHGLPHMIPLFEEFIRYVKGHENAQFVTLETVAEKYRDDPSVYESESDYV, from the coding sequence ATGGGTGACATTGACGTTGCGATCGGCGTCGACGCGGACTGTGTCGCCGGCTGGCTCGGCTCCTACGGCGGCGAGGACTCGCCCGCGGACCTCTCTCGAGGGTTGTCCGCCGGAAACGAGGGCATTCCGCGGATGCTCGCGCTCTTCGAGGACGCGGACATCGAGACGTCCTGGTACGTCCCCGGTCACACGATCGAGACCTTCCGCGACGAGATCGAGGCGGTTGCAGCCGCCGGACACGAACTCGGCGTCCACGGCTACTCGCACGAAAATCCGACCGACCTCTCGCGGGAACAGGAGGACGAGATCCTCGAGGTGTCGATCGACCTCATCGAGGACATCACCGGCTCGGAGCCCGTCGGCCACCGCGCCAGCTGGTGGGAGTTCAGCGAGAATACGCCGGATCTGGTCGAGAAGCACGGCTTCGATTACGACAGCAGTCTGATGGAGCGCCAGTTCGAGCCCGGTTGGATGCGCAAGGGAGATAGCTGGGAGAAGATCCAGTACGACGAGGATCCGGAGACGTGGATGGGGCCGTATCAGTACGGCGAGGAAACCGACGTCGTCGAGATTCCGATCAGCTGGTACCGGGACGACATCCCGCCGATGCTGTTTATCAAACAGCCGATCTACCACGCCGGCTACAAGAATCCGGAGATGATGTACGAACAGTACTACAAGCGCCAGTTCGACTTCCTGTACGACCGGCGAGGTGCCGGCGTCTACACGTTCACGATCCACCCGGACATCCACGGCCTGCCGCACATGATCCCGCTGTTCGAGGAGTTCATCCGGTACGTCAAGGGCCACGAGAACGCACAGTTCGTCACCCTCGAGACCGTTGCCGAGAAGTACAGGGACGATCCGTCGGTCTACGAGAGCGAGAGCGACTACGTCTAA
- the msrA gene encoding peptide-methionine (S)-S-oxide reductase MsrA, with product MTRTSDGSTEPALLEGAPLEIPDATETATFGMGCFWGPDARFGALYGVARTRVGYAGGTEPDPTYFSLGDHTEVVQVAYDPAELSYEDLLEVFWTNHDWSTSAPKRQYRSVVLAHDDDQYEAACGERAALAERTGRSVTTDVERLEGFTPAEEFHQKYELQSTPVVGDELERLYGDGFVDSTVVARLNGFVAGHGAPAQRDEVLAALDLPMPVLAELRRRL from the coding sequence ATGACACGGACGAGCGACGGGTCGACGGAACCGGCGCTGCTCGAGGGCGCGCCCCTCGAGATACCCGACGCGACGGAGACGGCGACGTTCGGAATGGGCTGTTTCTGGGGTCCCGACGCCCGGTTCGGCGCGCTCTACGGCGTCGCCCGGACGCGCGTCGGCTACGCGGGCGGGACCGAGCCCGATCCAACCTACTTCTCGCTCGGCGACCACACGGAGGTCGTCCAAGTTGCGTACGATCCCGCGGAGCTGTCCTACGAGGACCTGCTCGAGGTGTTCTGGACGAACCACGACTGGAGCACGTCGGCACCCAAACGGCAGTATCGCAGCGTCGTCCTCGCTCACGACGACGACCAGTACGAGGCGGCGTGCGGTGAACGGGCCGCGCTCGCGGAACGGACCGGTCGGTCGGTGACGACCGACGTCGAACGACTCGAGGGATTCACCCCTGCAGAGGAGTTTCACCAGAAGTACGAACTGCAGTCGACGCCGGTCGTCGGGGACGAACTCGAGCGCCTGTACGGCGACGGGTTCGTCGATTCGACGGTCGTCGCGCGACTCAACGGGTTCGTGGCCGGTCACGGAGCGCCGGCACAGCGCGACGAAGTGCTGGCTGCGCTGGACCTTCCGATGCCGGTTCTCGCGGAACTCCGCCGTCGCCTCTGA
- a CDS encoding DUF502 domain-containing protein, with protein sequence MSSWKRDFGRGLIVLVPILVTLFIVSVLYSFVASVTPAVMLDGDVLGTVLVGVNEETLEHLAGVIRVLVLLSIVGLLMYGIGGLARTTIGELFEAWLDHAANRVPGLRLVYNASKTTTEVTVGTDAVQSPVKIELWEGLRMTAFKTGHRTTDGRVLLFLPTAPNITTGFVLEADPDDITELDESAEAALTRIISAGFGDATRSRGESSAEQLIDGVDDRSSRRPDS encoded by the coding sequence ATGAGTTCGTGGAAGCGAGACTTCGGGAGGGGGCTCATCGTTCTCGTTCCGATCCTCGTTACGCTGTTCATCGTGTCCGTGCTCTACTCGTTCGTCGCGAGCGTCACCCCGGCAGTGATGCTCGACGGCGACGTACTCGGCACGGTGCTCGTCGGCGTCAACGAGGAGACTCTCGAGCACCTCGCGGGTGTGATTCGCGTCCTCGTTTTGCTCTCGATCGTCGGGCTGTTGATGTACGGAATTGGGGGCCTCGCGCGAACGACGATCGGCGAACTGTTCGAAGCCTGGCTCGATCACGCGGCGAATCGCGTTCCCGGGTTGCGTCTCGTCTACAACGCGTCGAAAACCACGACTGAGGTAACGGTCGGGACGGATGCGGTACAGAGCCCGGTCAAAATTGAGCTCTGGGAAGGGCTTCGAATGACTGCGTTCAAGACCGGCCACCGAACCACGGACGGGCGCGTGCTCCTCTTCCTGCCGACGGCGCCGAACATTACCACGGGATTCGTTCTCGAGGCGGATCCCGACGACATCACGGAGCTAGACGAGAGCGCGGAAGCGGCGCTCACGCGGATCATCAGCGCCGGCTTCGGCGACGCGACGCGCTCTCGAGGCGAGAGTAGCGCCGAACAGCTGATCGACGGCGTGGACGATCGGTCGTCCCGTCGGCCGGACTCGTAG
- a CDS encoding TraB domain-containing protein — protein MSDHGTITFVPSVHFSRTHRQRTRETIRTVEPDVVAVELDERRFENFQQGRRPNPVELARDLPPPVAAGYVVLRAIQQTVVRLSGLDPTKTDMETAIETAAELDTEVALIDEPLSETVTALTNRVGLETLPRLLFRTQMLGPEEYARQMEVVATPFSAIDHGDDVQPVIDNMRRLLPEVAEVLIDRRDRAMAERLHRLRRAGYDVVAIIGAGHHNGIRRALEELETESADPDVRVPLERPVRKVTRIPID, from the coding sequence ATGTCTGACCACGGAACCATCACCTTCGTCCCCAGCGTCCACTTCTCGAGGACTCACCGACAGCGAACGCGCGAAACGATCCGAACCGTCGAACCCGACGTCGTCGCCGTCGAACTCGACGAGCGCCGGTTCGAGAACTTCCAGCAGGGCCGGCGACCGAACCCGGTCGAACTGGCTCGCGACCTCCCGCCGCCGGTGGCGGCCGGATACGTGGTGTTGCGAGCGATACAGCAGACCGTCGTCCGACTGTCGGGTCTCGATCCCACGAAAACGGACATGGAGACGGCGATCGAGACGGCCGCCGAACTCGACACCGAGGTCGCCCTCATCGACGAACCGCTGTCGGAGACCGTTACCGCCCTCACGAATCGCGTCGGCCTCGAGACGCTGCCGAGACTGCTGTTCCGCACCCAGATGCTGGGCCCCGAGGAGTACGCCCGGCAGATGGAGGTGGTGGCGACCCCGTTCTCGGCGATCGATCACGGCGACGACGTCCAGCCGGTGATCGACAACATGCGACGGCTGCTTCCCGAAGTAGCGGAGGTCCTGATCGATCGGCGCGATCGAGCGATGGCCGAACGCCTCCACCGGCTTCGACGCGCGGGATACGACGTCGTCGCGATCATCGGTGCCGGACACCACAACGGAATTCGTCGCGCACTCGAGGAACTCGAGACCGAGTCCGCGGATCCCGACGTGCGCGTCCCTCTCGAGCGACCGGTGCGCAAGGTAACGCGGATCCCCATCGACTGA
- the rdfA gene encoding rod-determining factor RdfA — translation MTDRSDSADQRAACCKLGRVAGEYDLSRLDDDLVAYWTGDGDEQHSTRELATLVNQRVLEAALREAGVSYKEGEIENTYRLLTDDDVTSGTRVQTRNELERDGVPVEAVESDFVSHQTVYNHLTKCLEASLEAPDDEERLERGAEKLGALQNRTEAVTVDTIAQLRRNDVIDVGEFDVLVSVTVTCEECHQQFTVRELLDERTCGCAD, via the coding sequence GTGACCGATCGTAGTGATTCCGCGGACCAGCGCGCGGCGTGTTGTAAGCTCGGGCGAGTTGCGGGCGAGTACGACCTCTCGAGGCTCGACGACGACCTCGTCGCGTACTGGACCGGAGACGGCGACGAACAGCACAGCACGCGGGAACTCGCGACGCTCGTGAACCAGCGCGTGCTCGAGGCGGCCCTCCGGGAGGCCGGCGTCTCGTACAAGGAAGGTGAGATCGAGAACACCTACCGGTTGCTCACCGACGACGACGTCACCAGCGGGACCCGGGTCCAGACCCGGAACGAACTCGAGCGCGACGGCGTCCCGGTCGAGGCGGTCGAATCCGACTTCGTCTCCCATCAGACCGTTTACAATCACCTGACCAAGTGTCTCGAGGCGTCCCTCGAGGCGCCGGACGACGAGGAGCGCCTCGAGCGCGGGGCGGAGAAACTCGGGGCACTCCAGAACCGGACCGAGGCGGTGACGGTCGATACGATCGCCCAGCTGCGGCGCAACGACGTGATCGACGTCGGCGAGTTCGACGTGCTCGTCTCGGTGACGGTGACCTGCGAGGAGTGCCACCAGCAGTTTACCGTCCGGGAACTCCTCGACGAGCGAACCTGCGGCTGTGCGGACTGA
- a CDS encoding archaea-specific SMC-related protein, which translates to MSTNQNVENRETPEQTTLSVTNIGGIEETTVSFQQGITVLSGRNATNRTSLLQGIMAALGSDRASLKADADEGSAILDFDDETYRQTLRRQNGTIVTEGEPYLEDPELADLFAFLLESNEARRAVARGDELRDLIMRPVDTDAIKAEIRQLEQRKQRLDDQLGELDDLEDRLPDLEAKRTRLADEIEELREELETAEEALESTNVDVETRREERSELETKLDELRDTRSELERTRDRIDTERESIEALEAERDEVEAQLDELSTGEEADIDRLEAEIDTLQDQKDGLNEEISQLQRTIQFNERLLEDPGEFLAGDDGGAGGDGAVTDQLLPDDDSETVTCWTCGSSVATEQIETTIEQLRTAHQDRLEERSAVNADLDEKRETLTEINENRTEYRQATRRIESIDDEIDRRRDRIDELTSERESLTDEIDDLEGEIDDLESDGSEDILEKHREVNQLEFELERKERERDEIEDEIASVEDRLGDREGLEARREEATEELTGLRTRIDRIEEDAVEAFNEHMANLLETLGYDNLDRIWIDRTTRDVREGRRKVSKSSFDLKIVRSTDEGAAYEDAIEHLSESEREVTGLVFALAGYLVHDVYETVPFMLLDSLEAIDAERIAALVEYFESYAPYLVVALLEEDAEALAEQHDVVTEI; encoded by the coding sequence ATGAGCACGAACCAGAACGTAGAGAACCGCGAAACTCCCGAGCAGACGACGCTCTCGGTCACCAACATCGGTGGAATCGAGGAGACGACCGTTTCGTTCCAGCAAGGAATCACCGTACTCTCCGGCCGAAACGCGACGAATCGCACGTCGCTGCTCCAGGGAATCATGGCCGCGCTCGGGAGCGACCGGGCGAGTCTCAAGGCCGACGCCGACGAGGGGTCGGCGATTCTCGATTTCGACGACGAGACGTACCGACAGACGCTCCGTCGGCAGAACGGGACGATCGTCACCGAGGGTGAGCCGTACCTCGAGGATCCGGAACTCGCGGATCTGTTCGCGTTCCTGCTCGAGTCGAACGAGGCGCGCCGGGCCGTCGCGCGCGGCGACGAACTCCGGGACCTGATCATGCGCCCGGTCGACACCGACGCGATTAAAGCGGAGATCCGACAGCTCGAACAGCGGAAACAGCGTCTCGACGACCAGCTCGGCGAACTCGACGATCTCGAGGATCGCCTCCCCGATCTCGAGGCGAAGCGGACGCGGCTGGCCGACGAGATCGAGGAGCTCCGCGAGGAACTCGAAACGGCCGAGGAGGCTCTCGAGTCGACGAACGTCGACGTCGAGACCCGACGCGAGGAACGATCGGAACTCGAGACGAAACTGGACGAACTCCGCGACACCCGTTCGGAGCTCGAACGCACTCGCGACCGGATCGACACCGAGCGCGAGAGCATCGAAGCGCTCGAGGCGGAACGCGATGAGGTGGAGGCACAGCTCGACGAGCTCTCGACGGGCGAGGAAGCCGATATCGATCGTCTGGAGGCGGAAATCGACACACTGCAGGATCAGAAGGATGGTCTCAACGAGGAAATCTCGCAACTGCAGCGCACGATCCAGTTCAACGAGCGGCTGCTCGAGGATCCGGGCGAGTTCCTCGCGGGCGACGATGGCGGCGCCGGGGGCGACGGCGCCGTTACCGACCAGCTGCTGCCGGACGACGATTCGGAGACGGTCACCTGCTGGACCTGCGGCTCGTCGGTCGCCACGGAACAGATCGAAACCACGATCGAACAGCTTCGGACGGCACACCAGGACCGACTCGAGGAGCGGTCGGCGGTTAACGCCGACCTCGACGAGAAGCGAGAGACGCTCACCGAGATCAACGAGAACCGGACGGAGTACCGGCAGGCCACTCGTCGCATCGAGTCGATCGACGACGAGATCGACCGCCGCCGCGACCGAATCGACGAACTCACGAGCGAGCGCGAGTCGCTGACCGACGAGATCGACGACCTCGAGGGCGAGATCGACGACCTCGAGAGCGACGGCTCGGAGGACATCCTCGAGAAACATCGGGAGGTCAACCAGCTCGAGTTCGAACTCGAGCGGAAGGAACGCGAGCGCGACGAGATCGAGGACGAAATCGCATCAGTCGAGGATCGACTCGGCGACCGCGAGGGGCTCGAGGCGCGCCGCGAGGAGGCCACCGAGGAGCTCACCGGCCTGCGCACCCGCATCGATCGGATCGAGGAGGACGCTGTCGAGGCGTTCAACGAGCACATGGCGAACCTCCTCGAGACGCTCGGCTACGACAACCTGGACCGGATCTGGATCGATCGGACGACCCGCGACGTCCGCGAGGGACGCCGAAAGGTGTCGAAGTCCTCGTTCGACCTCAAGATCGTCCGGAGCACCGACGAGGGTGCGGCCTACGAGGACGCGATCGAGCACCTGAGCGAGAGCGAGCGCGAGGTGACCGGACTCGTATTCGCGCTGGCGGGCTATCTCGTCCACGACGTCTACGAGACGGTGCCGTTCATGCTGCTCGACTCGCTCGAGGCGATCGACGCCGAGCGAATCGCGGCGCTCGTCGAGTACTTCGAATCGTACGCGCCCTACCTCGTCGTCGCGCTGCTTGAGGAGGACGCCGAGGCACTCGCCGAGCAACACGACGTCGTCACCGAAATCTGA
- a CDS encoding IclR family transcriptional regulator produces the protein MTAERDGGANTGVSTTRKTFAILEALKSEEGLTITEITERTELPKSTVYRHLATLTDMGYVIEREGGYYIGLRLLEISEQTRNRKTGYTAAKRKVFELGQETDERSLFVVEEEYDAVYLHRYGSLSDTMIGKRRPLHSLASGKVILAEWDDEAVADFVETKGLERHTSNTITDPDALSEELDRVRDRGYAINDEEYMDGLCGVAVPVHTPDDELLGALGLFGPASRFTEDVHEEFVNLLRDKAGEIRVTLAYG, from the coding sequence ATGACCGCAGAACGGGACGGCGGGGCCAACACGGGCGTCTCGACGACCAGAAAGACGTTCGCGATCCTCGAGGCGCTCAAGTCCGAGGAGGGGCTGACGATCACCGAGATCACCGAGCGGACGGAACTGCCGAAGAGCACGGTCTACCGTCACCTCGCGACGCTCACCGACATGGGGTACGTCATCGAACGCGAGGGGGGGTACTACATCGGCCTCCGACTGCTCGAGATCAGCGAGCAGACCCGAAACCGGAAGACGGGGTACACCGCCGCGAAACGCAAGGTGTTCGAACTGGGACAGGAGACCGACGAGCGATCGCTGTTCGTCGTCGAGGAGGAGTACGACGCCGTCTACCTCCACCGGTACGGGAGCCTCTCCGACACGATGATCGGGAAGCGACGCCCGCTGCACTCGCTGGCCTCCGGAAAGGTGATTCTCGCGGAGTGGGACGACGAGGCGGTCGCCGACTTCGTCGAGACGAAGGGGCTCGAGAGGCACACGAGCAACACGATCACCGACCCGGACGCGCTCTCCGAGGAACTCGACCGGGTACGGGACCGCGGCTACGCGATCAACGACGAGGAGTACATGGACGGTCTCTGTGGCGTCGCCGTTCCGGTTCACACGCCCGACGACGAACTCCTCGGCGCACTGGGGCTGTTCGGTCCGGCGAGCCGATTCACGGAGGACGTCCACGAGGAGTTCGTGAACCTACTCCGGGACAAGGCGGGCGAGATCAGGGTGACGCTCGCGTACGGCTAA
- a CDS encoding acyl-CoA dehydrogenase family protein, giving the protein MLDFVQLEGDLDQEERMIRDTAREFVEERVKPDVGDHFEAGTFPKELIPKMGELGFYAPNLEGYGSPNVSETAYGLLMQELEAGDSGLRSMASVQGALVMYPIHAYGSEDQKEEWLPAMGRGEAIGCFGLTEPEHGSNPSAMETYAEEDGDGYVLNGSKTWITNSPIADVAVVWARDRSAEDDPVRGFLVETDRDGVSTNKITEKLSLRASITGEIGLNGVYVPEENVLPGVSGMKGPLSCLTQARYGIAWGAVGAARDCFEEARQYAIDREQFGGPIGRFQLQQQKLAEMATQITLAQLLAYRLADLKERGEMRPQHVSMAKRNNVRMAREQSKVAREMLGGNGITTDYSPMRHMANMETVYTYEGTHDIHTLVLGEDLTGLQAYQ; this is encoded by the coding sequence ATGCTGGATTTCGTTCAGCTCGAGGGAGACCTCGACCAGGAGGAGCGGATGATCCGGGACACCGCCCGAGAGTTCGTCGAAGAACGCGTCAAACCCGACGTCGGCGACCACTTCGAAGCGGGGACGTTTCCGAAGGAGCTCATCCCGAAGATGGGTGAACTCGGCTTCTACGCGCCGAACCTCGAGGGGTACGGCTCGCCGAACGTCTCGGAGACCGCCTACGGACTGCTGATGCAGGAACTCGAGGCGGGCGACTCGGGGCTGCGCTCGATGGCGTCGGTCCAGGGCGCGCTCGTCATGTACCCGATCCACGCGTACGGGAGCGAGGATCAGAAAGAAGAGTGGCTCCCGGCGATGGGCCGGGGTGAAGCGATCGGCTGTTTCGGCCTCACCGAACCCGAACACGGCTCGAACCCGTCGGCGATGGAGACCTATGCGGAGGAAGACGGCGACGGCTACGTCCTCAACGGCTCGAAGACGTGGATCACGAACTCGCCGATCGCCGACGTCGCCGTCGTCTGGGCGCGCGACCGCTCGGCAGAGGACGACCCCGTTCGCGGATTTCTCGTCGAAACCGACCGCGACGGCGTCTCCACGAACAAGATCACCGAAAAGCTCTCGCTGCGAGCGTCGATCACCGGCGAGATCGGGCTGAACGGCGTCTACGTCCCCGAAGAGAACGTGTTGCCGGGCGTCTCCGGGATGAAGGGGCCGCTCTCCTGTCTCACCCAGGCGCGATACGGCATCGCCTGGGGGGCCGTCGGCGCCGCGCGGGACTGCTTCGAGGAGGCCCGCCAGTACGCGATCGATCGCGAGCAGTTCGGCGGCCCGATCGGTCGGTTCCAGCTTCAACAGCAGAAGCTCGCGGAGATGGCGACCCAGATCACGCTCGCCCAGCTGCTGGCCTACCGGCTGGCCGATCTCAAAGAGCGCGGCGAGATGCGCCCCCAACACGTCTCGATGGCCAAGCGGAACAACGTCCGGATGGCCCGCGAGCAGTCGAAGGTCGCCCGCGAGATGCTCGGCGGCAACGGCATCACGACCGACTACTCGCCGATGCGCCACATGGCGAACATGGAGACCGTCTACACCTACGAGGGGACCCACGACATCCACACGCTCGTCCTCGGCGAGGACCTCACCGGCCTCCAGGCCTACCAGTAG
- a CDS encoding TAXI family TRAP transporter solute-binding subunit has product MPTRETSGYVQNRRSFLAAAGGGATAAVAGCLGDIEGALEDDEQQNLRMRTAAAETAAYGANEGIASVVNDRTDEIYVEAQTSSGTEANIGALDDESAEMVYIQNWSAREVAEGVEPFDDLDFEMAQVFHFYDLPWFFCSADEELETLSDIDSETAVSPTPEGSGTAPALEHALERVGDYDRVSYSYGEQGSAMNEGQLDVSVGTYMNFQIVPGWLQEMMGTVDLNVLGVDDDTLEDWRDDDKLLIDSFDGGDLEEATSTPEEVHCPTFAYNFVCRDDLDYDTVYAFLETTYDHREELEEYSALLDQLADDEFWVENMYDGVPFHDAAADFYEEIGIWSDEFERVDDA; this is encoded by the coding sequence ATGCCGACCAGAGAGACTTCCGGTTACGTCCAGAACCGTCGCTCGTTCCTCGCTGCCGCCGGTGGCGGCGCGACTGCAGCGGTTGCGGGCTGTCTCGGCGATATCGAGGGTGCGCTGGAAGACGACGAACAGCAGAACCTCCGGATGCGCACTGCTGCCGCGGAGACGGCGGCCTACGGCGCGAACGAGGGGATCGCCAGCGTCGTCAACGACCGGACGGACGAGATCTACGTCGAGGCGCAGACGAGTTCGGGAACGGAGGCCAACATCGGCGCACTCGACGACGAGAGCGCCGAGATGGTTTACATCCAGAACTGGTCGGCGCGAGAGGTCGCGGAGGGCGTCGAGCCGTTCGACGACCTCGACTTCGAGATGGCGCAGGTGTTCCACTTCTACGACCTGCCGTGGTTCTTCTGTAGCGCGGACGAGGAGCTCGAAACCCTCTCGGATATCGACTCGGAGACGGCAGTTTCGCCGACACCGGAGGGGTCGGGCACCGCACCCGCCCTCGAGCACGCCCTGGAACGGGTCGGCGACTACGACCGCGTCAGTTACAGCTACGGCGAGCAGGGGAGCGCGATGAACGAGGGACAGCTCGACGTCAGCGTCGGGACGTACATGAACTTCCAGATCGTGCCGGGATGGCTCCAGGAGATGATGGGTACCGTCGACCTGAACGTTCTCGGCGTCGACGACGACACCCTCGAGGACTGGCGGGACGACGACAAACTGCTGATCGACTCCTTCGACGGCGGCGACCTCGAGGAGGCGACGTCGACGCCCGAGGAGGTCCACTGCCCGACGTTCGCGTACAACTTCGTCTGTCGTGACGACCTCGACTACGACACCGTCTACGCGTTCCTCGAGACGACGTACGACCACCGCGAGGAACTCGAGGAGTACAGCGCGTTGCTCGACCAGCTCGCAGACGACGAGTTCTGGGTCGAGAACATGTACGACGGCGTCCCGTTCCACGACGCGGCCGCCGACTTCTACGAGGAGATCGGGATCTGGTCCGACGAGTTCGAACGCGTCGACGACGCCTGA
- a CDS encoding TRAP transporter permease yields MATNSQSDVRRNPLWVLDGAAYALGAFLTLLTLGYATVLGFGLPRVGIYAQSELYVNVFLGVGLAAYYADYARSQLRDVAEQSELHDGAADADEPGDGTADARSRRVRDRLRARYARIDPAISIALAGVALASTAYVHVNFARLFEDAHLAGYTPVDIVVGTVLIFLAVDATRRAFGWVIAAVAVLSVLYAHWLVIGLVFLASNAVPVVDVPGLFRHTGMSWTDIARDGAISINGVYDPQLMGIGSTWVAIFIMFAGIAKAFGLMDFILAVGRELGTSLRTGVVQIAVISSMIMGSITGSAAANTATTGSFTIPMLKEQGVRDDFAASIEAVASAGGQMLPPVMGVAAFLMADILGVSYVQIIQAGTIPAALFYLSVCIAVHFTVLKFGWISSDLSSFDWRLLLGGVHFAIPLFVLLYTLIYLRYTPLSSGLYTILSIFGVMIVKNVYEDGPDLETARATGRQTLDGLSQGGLEMAPLVGVLAAMGLIVELLEGTGLTQGVATTIVGLGGGLLVVVLALAMLASILFGLGMPTPAAYILVVVLVAPGVIGMGVPELTTHMFVFYFAMLSAITPPVAISVAIGSRIAGTSFTKSCLQALRIGAPGFVIPFAFVTNNSLIYWAPETLFAFPVVLLGTVGLIVATVGFDGAHDLDYPWRALYAVAAFAAMFGAVEHVAFQVVGAVIIAAGLVYANVIVGYSADSRRSVDESTLE; encoded by the coding sequence ATGGCGACGAACAGTCAGTCCGACGTGCGGCGGAACCCGCTGTGGGTGCTGGACGGCGCAGCCTACGCGCTGGGGGCGTTCCTGACGCTGTTGACGCTCGGCTACGCGACGGTGTTGGGGTTCGGCCTCCCGCGGGTCGGTATCTACGCCCAGTCGGAGCTGTACGTGAACGTCTTCCTCGGGGTCGGGTTGGCGGCGTACTACGCCGACTACGCGCGGTCGCAACTGCGCGACGTCGCGGAGCAGTCGGAGCTACACGACGGAGCGGCGGACGCCGACGAGCCCGGTGATGGGACCGCTGACGCTCGGTCCCGCCGTGTTCGCGATCGACTCCGGGCCAGGTACGCGCGGATCGATCCGGCGATCTCCATCGCGCTCGCGGGCGTCGCACTCGCCTCGACGGCGTACGTTCACGTCAACTTCGCGCGCCTCTTCGAGGACGCCCACCTCGCCGGCTACACTCCCGTCGACATCGTCGTGGGAACCGTCCTCATCTTCCTCGCGGTCGACGCGACGCGACGCGCGTTCGGCTGGGTGATCGCCGCGGTCGCCGTGCTGTCGGTGCTGTACGCACACTGGCTGGTGATCGGCCTCGTGTTCCTGGCGTCGAACGCGGTTCCCGTCGTCGACGTTCCCGGGCTATTTCGTCACACCGGCATGAGCTGGACCGACATCGCTCGCGACGGAGCGATCAGCATCAACGGCGTTTACGACCCCCAACTCATGGGAATCGGCTCGACGTGGGTCGCGATCTTCATCATGTTCGCCGGCATCGCGAAGGCGTTCGGCCTGATGGACTTCATCCTCGCGGTCGGCCGCGAACTCGGCACCAGCCTTCGAACGGGGGTCGTCCAGATCGCCGTCATCTCGAGTATGATCATGGGGTCGATCACCGGGAGCGCGGCCGCGAACACGGCGACGACGGGGAGTTTCACCATTCCGATGCTGAAGGAACAGGGCGTTCGCGACGACTTCGCCGCGTCGATCGAGGCGGTCGCCTCCGCCGGCGGACAGATGCTGCCGCCGGTGATGGGCGTCGCCGCCTTCCTCATGGCGGACATCCTCGGCGTCAGCTACGTGCAGATCATCCAGGCGGGTACGATCCCGGCGGCGCTGTTCTACCTCTCGGTCTGCATCGCCGTTCACTTCACGGTTCTCAAGTTCGGCTGGATCTCGAGCGACCTCTCGTCGTTCGACTGGCGGCTCCTGCTGGGCGGCGTTCACTTCGCGATTCCGCTGTTCGTCCTGCTGTACACGCTGATCTATCTCCGGTACACGCCGCTGTCGTCGGGCCTGTACACGATCCTCTCGATCTTCGGCGTGATGATCGTCAAGAACGTCTACGAGGACGGTCCCGACCTCGAGACCGCTCGAGCGACGGGCAGGCAAACCCTCGACGGCCTCTCCCAGGGCGGGCTCGAGATGGCCCCGCTCGTCGGCGTGCTCGCAGCGATGGGGCTGATCGTCGAACTGCTCGAGGGCACCGGACTGACTCAGGGCGTCGCGACGACGATCGTCGGCCTCGGCGGCGGACTGCTCGTCGTCGTGCTGGCGCTCGCGATGCTGGCGAGCATCCTGTTCGGGCTGGGGATGCCGACGCCGGCGGCGTACATCCTCGTCGTCGTGCTGGTCGCCCCCGGCGTCATCGGGATGGGCGTGCCCGAACTCACGACCCACATGTTCGTCTTCTACTTCGCCATGCTGTCGGCGATCACGCCGCCGGTCGCGATCTCGGTCGCGATCGGCTCGCGCATCGCCGGGACGAGCTTCACGAAATCCTGTCTGCAGGCGCTGCGGATCGGCGCGCCCGGGTTCGTCATTCCGTTCGCGTTCGTCACGAACAACAGCCTCATCTACTGGGCCCCGGAGACGCTGTTCGCGTTCCCGGTCGTCCTCCTCGGAACGGTCGGGCTCATCGTCGCGACCGTCGGATTCGACGGGGCGCACGACCTCGACTACCCGTGGCGGGCGCTCTACGCGGTCGCCGCGTTCGCCGCGATGTTCGGTGCCGTCGAACACGTCGCCTTCCAGGTGGTCGGCGCCGTCATCATCGCCGCCGGACTGGTGTACGCGAACGTGATCGTCGGTTACAGCGCCGACTCCCGCCGGAGCGTCGACGAGTCGACGCTCGAGTGA